One stretch of Carcharodon carcharias isolate sCarCar2 chromosome 20, sCarCar2.pri, whole genome shotgun sequence DNA includes these proteins:
- the glrx5 gene encoding glutaredoxin-related protein 5, mitochondrial — MFSLLRISCRTAARRVVVQAPRRYLSEGTAGRGGGGGGGGAGAGGGDEEKGGVGETRQRLEGLVKKDKVVVFIKGTPAQPMCGFSNAVVQILRMHGVENYGSYNVLEDQEIRQGIKNYSNWPTIPQIYFDGEFVGGCDILLQMHQNGDLVEELKKLGIRSALLDTEKEDKK, encoded by the exons ATGTTCTCGCTGCTGAGGATATCGTGCAGGACAGCGGCGCGCCGGGTGGTGGTGCAGGCCCCTAGGCGGTATCTGAGTGAGGGGACGgcgggcagaggaggaggaggaggaggaggaggcgcaGGCGCTGGCGGGGGGGATGAGGAGAAGGGCGGCGTCGGCGAGACCCGGCAGCGGCTGGAGGGCCTGGTGAAGAAGGATAAGGTGGTGGTTTTCATCAAGGGCACCCCGGCCCAGCCGATGTGTGGCTTCAGTAACGCCGTGGTCCAGATCCTGCGGATGCACGGGGTGGAGAACTATGGATCCTACAATGTGCTGGAGGATCAGGAGATACGGCAag GTATTAAAAACTATTCCAACTGGCCGACCATCCCACAGATCTATTTTGACGGTGAATTTGTGGGTGGATGTGACATCCTACTACAGATGCATCAGAACGGGGACCTTGTTGAGGAACTGAAGAAACTTGGCATCCGGTCCGCACTTctagacacagagaaagaggacAAAAAATAG